From Alienimonas californiensis, a single genomic window includes:
- a CDS encoding NAD-dependent epimerase/dehydratase family protein produces MSDAAAPDDLTLVTGGGGLLGGAVVRRLRAADAPVRVLSRRPLPELEALGAEVFLGDLEDRQSVLAACHGVRGVVHAGARPGIDAPLRQFLGPNVAGTRHVIDGCLVRRVRTLVHVSSPSVAFDGTPHEGADERLPLPVRGLASYPHSKLLAERDALRADRTRGLRTIAVRPHLIWGPGDRHVLPALVAAAKAGRIPAISGADPLIAPTFVENAAAAIVHVLTALPNRPEGAGRAYFLNDLPPVRLHAFVRRVAEEAGLEPPALRRLPSPVATAAGRAATLTWRALRRPGEPPLTAFAVAQLRVAHWYRIDGLRAFGEWETVESEEAWRRTRPFLRRLAGEKCDARGEGG; encoded by the coding sequence GTGAGCGACGCGGCGGCGCCCGACGATCTGACGCTGGTGACCGGCGGCGGCGGCCTGTTGGGCGGGGCCGTCGTGCGTCGCTTGCGGGCGGCGGACGCCCCGGTGCGGGTTCTCTCCCGACGCCCCCTGCCGGAATTGGAAGCGCTGGGGGCGGAGGTGTTCCTCGGCGACTTGGAGGACCGACAGAGTGTGCTGGCGGCGTGCCACGGCGTCCGCGGAGTCGTGCACGCCGGCGCCCGGCCGGGAATCGACGCCCCGCTGCGGCAGTTTCTCGGGCCGAACGTCGCCGGCACCCGGCACGTGATCGACGGCTGCCTCGTCCGACGGGTCCGGACTTTGGTCCACGTCTCCTCGCCGAGCGTGGCGTTTGACGGCACGCCGCACGAGGGAGCGGACGAACGCCTCCCCCTGCCCGTCCGGGGCCTCGCCAGCTATCCGCATTCAAAACTGCTGGCGGAACGGGACGCCCTGCGGGCCGACCGCACCCGTGGCCTGCGGACGATCGCCGTGCGGCCGCACCTCATCTGGGGACCGGGCGATCGGCACGTGCTGCCGGCGCTGGTCGCCGCGGCGAAGGCGGGGCGGATCCCGGCGATCAGCGGGGCGGACCCGCTGATCGCTCCCACGTTTGTCGAAAACGCCGCGGCGGCGATCGTGCATGTGCTGACCGCATTACCGAACCGCCCGGAGGGCGCCGGGCGGGCCTATTTTCTGAACGATCTGCCGCCCGTCCGGCTGCACGCGTTCGTCCGACGGGTGGCGGAGGAAGCGGGGCTGGAACCGCCGGCACTACGTCGACTGCCGAGCCCCGTGGCGACCGCCGCGGGCCGGGCCGCGACGCTGACCTGGCGGGCGCTGCGGCGCCCCGGCGAGCCGCCGTTGACGGCCTTCGCGGTGGCCCAGTTGCGGGTCGCGCACTGGTATCGCATCGACGGGCTGCGGGCGTTTGGCGAGTGGGAGACGGTCGAATCGGAGGAGGCGTGGCGGCGGACGCGGCCGTTCCTGCGACGGTTGGCGGGCGAGAAATGCGACGCGCGCGGCGAAGGGGGTTGA